A stretch of Vicinamibacterales bacterium DNA encodes these proteins:
- a CDS encoding TatD family hydrolase, with protein sequence MKIFDPHIHMTSRSTDDYEAMAKAGILAIVEPAFWLGQPRTQAGSFVDYFNSLLGWERFRASQFGIRHFCTIGLNPKEANNPKLSDEVLALLPRFLAKDGVVAVGEIGFDDQTDAEEAVLARQIELAAEFSLPVLIHTPHRDKKRGTQRTIEVVRKLGFPEERVLIDHNNEETLPLVLETKCWAGHTLYPNTKMDELRMAALVKKYGTDRIIVNSAADWGISDPLKVPKTIAVMQEQGIPDDAIQRIVWDNPVAFFAQSGRLDVADLEQRPAIDRGQKFETNSVLRGDQR encoded by the coding sequence ATGAAGATTTTCGACCCGCACATCCACATGACGTCGCGCTCGACCGACGATTACGAAGCCATGGCCAAGGCCGGCATTCTCGCCATCGTCGAGCCGGCGTTCTGGCTGGGACAGCCGCGCACGCAGGCCGGCAGCTTCGTGGACTATTTCAACAGCCTGCTCGGCTGGGAACGCTTCCGCGCCTCGCAGTTCGGCATCCGCCACTTCTGCACCATCGGCCTCAACCCCAAGGAAGCCAACAACCCGAAGCTGTCGGACGAAGTGCTGGCGTTGCTCCCGCGCTTCCTGGCGAAAGACGGCGTCGTCGCGGTTGGCGAGATCGGGTTCGATGACCAGACCGACGCCGAGGAGGCAGTGCTGGCGCGACAAATCGAACTGGCCGCCGAGTTCTCGCTGCCGGTCCTCATTCACACGCCGCATCGTGACAAGAAACGCGGCACGCAGCGCACCATCGAGGTGGTGCGCAAGCTCGGGTTTCCGGAGGAGCGCGTGCTGATCGATCACAACAACGAAGAGACGCTGCCCCTGGTCCTGGAAACCAAATGCTGGGCCGGGCACACCCTCTACCCGAACACCAAGATGGACGAGCTGCGCATGGCCGCGCTCGTGAAGAAGTACGGCACCGACCGCATCATCGTCAACAGCGCCGCCGACTGGGGCATCAGCGATCCGCTCAAGGTGCCCAAGACGATCGCGGTGATGCAGGAGCAGGGTATTCCCGACGATGCGATCCAGCGGATCGTGTGGGACAACCCGGTGGCGTTCTTCGCGCAGAGCGGCCGGCTCGACGTCGCCGACCTCGAACAGCGGCCGGCCATCGACCGCGGGCAGAAGTTCGAGACCAACTCGGTGTTGCGCGGGGACCAGCGGTAG
- a CDS encoding ATP-binding protein, with protein MGWRLRLHYRIVIPFAVVALVATSASAFLALLVVSRAFEARIQSQILNTADVISRGGFAFNPAILRSVKAITGADVVAFDDGGAVLSTTIDPARDRLIRTVTSGEDARAARAAGVAGLVHALDCDAPCYAAYRPVSDRPGVLVAVIVETTEAAAAIRTVARTILLTALTSLAGLVLISQVVARRVTAPLEQLVTFTHNVAGGGRGRARAGTDEVGRLGQAFNEMLDQLDASQSALVRSEKLALAGLLAARVAHDIRNPLASMKIQAQLLESRVKGDARSGTLVGAVLDDISQLESVIRDLIELARPGEIRRMPADLNALIRTVLRQLDARLLHRKVAVQLDLPARLPLVNIDPERLSQALLNVISNAGDAMPNGGVLDIRTRATGDHVVIEIDDDGEGIDPEIMDRVFDPFVSSKPGGVGLGLVNAKAVVESHGGRIALTPRQPRGTRAMMTLPLGASNHG; from the coding sequence ATGGGATGGCGCCTCCGGCTGCATTATCGGATCGTCATCCCGTTCGCCGTGGTCGCGCTGGTCGCCACCTCCGCGTCGGCCTTCCTGGCGCTCCTCGTGGTGTCGCGCGCCTTCGAGGCCAGGATCCAGTCACAAATCCTCAACACCGCCGATGTCATCAGCCGTGGCGGCTTCGCCTTCAACCCCGCCATTCTTCGCAGCGTCAAGGCCATCACCGGCGCCGACGTCGTCGCCTTTGATGACGGCGGTGCGGTCCTCTCCACGACCATCGACCCCGCTCGCGACCGGTTGATTCGCACCGTCACGTCCGGCGAAGACGCCCGCGCCGCCCGCGCCGCCGGGGTGGCGGGCCTCGTGCACGCGCTGGACTGCGATGCCCCGTGCTACGCCGCCTACCGCCCGGTGTCGGACCGGCCCGGCGTGCTGGTGGCCGTGATCGTCGAGACCACCGAAGCCGCCGCCGCCATTCGCACCGTGGCGCGCACCATCCTGTTGACCGCGCTGACGAGCCTCGCCGGGCTCGTCCTCATCAGCCAGGTGGTGGCCAGGCGCGTCACCGCGCCGCTCGAGCAGTTGGTGACCTTCACCCACAACGTCGCCGGCGGCGGCCGCGGCCGCGCCCGCGCCGGGACCGACGAAGTGGGGCGGTTGGGGCAGGCGTTCAACGAGATGCTGGATCAGCTGGACGCGTCGCAATCCGCGCTGGTGCGGTCCGAGAAGCTCGCGCTCGCCGGTCTGCTCGCCGCCCGGGTTGCGCACGACATTCGCAACCCGCTCGCCTCGATGAAGATCCAAGCGCAGCTGCTCGAGTCGCGCGTCAAGGGCGACGCGCGCAGCGGCACGCTCGTGGGCGCCGTGCTCGACGACATCAGCCAGCTCGAGTCGGTGATTCGCGACCTGATCGAGCTGGCGCGGCCGGGCGAGATCCGGCGCATGCCCGCCGACCTGAACGCGCTCATCCGTACCGTGCTCCGCCAGCTCGACGCCCGGCTGCTGCACCGCAAGGTCGCGGTCCAGTTGGACCTGCCGGCCCGGTTGCCGCTGGTCAACATCGACCCCGAGCGGTTGTCGCAGGCCCTGCTCAACGTGATCAGCAACGCCGGGGATGCCATGCCCAACGGCGGAGTCCTTGACATCAGGACGCGCGCCACCGGGGACCATGTGGTGATCGAGATCGACGATGACGGCGAAGGTATCGACCCCGAGATCATGGACCGCGTCTTCGACCCGTTTGTCTCGTCGAAGCCCGGCGGCGTCGGCCTCGGCCTCGTCAATGCCAAGGCCGTTGTCGAAAGCCACGGCGGCCGCATTGCCCTCACGCCTCGTCAACCGCGGGGCACGCGTGCGATGATGACCTTGCCCCTCGGCGCATCCAATCATGGCTGA
- a CDS encoding methyltransferase produces MNPSQNAPNPGLITQLAIAYRSSAIFFAASELDVFSALAGGALTAEELATKSGAQQEPLRLVLESCVDAGLLTRDGNRFVNTPTAETFLVRGRPAYLGGALTYARDLYPAWGGLTGLVKSGRPTMPPETILGEDQAKTRAFVMAMHERAKGIGSVLSQIVDLTGRTRLIDVGGGPGTYSVLLCARTPGLTATVLDRPGVLEVTRELVDAAGFADRVSLLPGDYLKTPFGSGFDVALLSGMMHRENPDNVMLLLTKTFAALEPGGQVIVSDVFFDDDHKNSPPFTTSFALNMMVTSAHGSAHAKTEMQRWLAAAGFGAIEVRDMPRPNPHSLVLGVKP; encoded by the coding sequence ATGAATCCGTCGCAGAACGCCCCCAATCCCGGCCTCATTACCCAGTTAGCCATCGCGTATCGGTCGTCCGCCATCTTCTTCGCCGCGTCCGAGCTCGACGTGTTTTCCGCCCTGGCCGGCGGCGCCCTCACCGCCGAAGAACTGGCCACGAAGTCGGGCGCTCAGCAGGAGCCGTTGCGCCTGGTGCTCGAATCGTGTGTGGATGCCGGCCTGCTGACACGTGACGGCAACCGCTTCGTCAACACGCCGACGGCCGAGACGTTCCTGGTCCGCGGCCGTCCAGCATACCTGGGCGGCGCGCTGACCTACGCGCGCGACCTCTATCCCGCCTGGGGCGGGCTCACCGGCCTGGTGAAGTCCGGCCGCCCGACCATGCCGCCCGAGACCATTCTCGGCGAAGACCAGGCCAAGACGCGCGCCTTCGTCATGGCCATGCACGAACGCGCCAAGGGCATCGGATCGGTGTTGTCGCAGATCGTCGATCTGACCGGCCGCACGCGCTTGATCGACGTGGGCGGCGGCCCGGGCACGTATTCCGTCCTGCTGTGCGCGAGGACACCGGGCCTGACCGCGACCGTGCTCGATCGTCCCGGCGTGCTCGAAGTCACGCGCGAGCTGGTGGACGCCGCCGGCTTCGCCGACCGCGTGTCGCTGCTGCCCGGGGATTACCTGAAGACGCCGTTCGGCTCGGGCTTCGACGTCGCCCTCCTTTCGGGCATGATGCACCGCGAGAATCCGGACAACGTGATGCTGTTGCTCACCAAGACCTTCGCCGCGCTCGAGCCAGGCGGCCAGGTGATTGTCAGCGACGTGTTCTTCGACGACGACCACAAGAACAGTCCGCCGTTCACGACCTCGTTCGCGTTGAACATGATGGTGACCAGCGCCCACGGCTCCGCCCACGCCAAGACCGAGATGCAGCGCTGGCTGGCGGCGGCTGGATTCGGCGCCATCGAAGTGCGTGACATGCCGCGGCCGAATCCGCATTCGCTGGTCCTGGGGGTCAAGCCGTGA
- a CDS encoding EboA domain-containing protein translates to MLTVVERILASALRQGATPEAAAWLARGQAQAGDSSLRPLLDAYARASLHAGRGSLPIGAAGLQQLREAAPGVGFERWTQDDAARALLLMARRTLAGAGQPFVDAALACFEEGDAREQQSWLRALPLWPEAGPLLPHAIEACRSNIIPVFESLACENPYPAAHFPERNFNQMVLKALFNSIALSRVAGLPSRLNPELSRMARDYAAERTAAGRTVPADIGMALHDLAQEPS, encoded by the coding sequence ATGTTGACGGTCGTTGAACGCATCCTTGCATCCGCGCTGCGCCAGGGCGCCACTCCCGAAGCCGCGGCGTGGCTCGCCCGCGGCCAGGCGCAGGCCGGCGACAGCTCGCTGCGGCCCCTGCTCGACGCCTACGCACGCGCCTCGCTCCACGCCGGCCGCGGATCACTGCCGATCGGCGCCGCCGGCCTGCAGCAATTGCGCGAGGCCGCACCGGGCGTGGGCTTCGAGCGGTGGACCCAGGACGATGCGGCGCGGGCGCTGTTGCTGATGGCCCGGCGCACCCTGGCGGGCGCCGGGCAGCCGTTCGTGGACGCCGCGCTCGCCTGCTTCGAAGAAGGCGACGCGCGCGAGCAACAGAGCTGGCTGCGGGCGCTGCCGTTGTGGCCGGAAGCCGGCCCGTTGCTGCCGCACGCCATCGAGGCGTGCCGCAGCAACATCATCCCCGTGTTCGAATCGCTGGCCTGCGAGAACCCCTACCCGGCGGCGCATTTCCCCGAGCGCAACTTCAACCAGATGGTGCTGAAGGCGCTGTTCAATTCGATTGCCCTCAGTCGAGTGGCTGGCCTGCCCTCGCGGTTGAACCCCGAACTGTCACGCATGGCGCGCGACTACGCCGCCGAGCGCACCGCCGCCGGCCGCACGGTGCCGGCCGACATCGGGATGGCCCTCCACGACCTGGCCCAGGAGCCTTCATGA